A single Ruficoccus amylovorans DNA region contains:
- the ilvD gene encoding dihydroxy-acid dehydratase — MPAYRSRTTTHGRNMAGARALWRATGVKNEDFGKPIIAIANSFTQFVPGHVHLKDLGQLVASEIAKAGGIGREFNTIAVDDGIAMGHDGMLYSLPSREIIADAVEYMVNAHRADALVCISNCDKITPGMLMAALRLNIPTIFVSGGPMEAGVTVINGETRKLDLVDSMVAAADANVSDAEIDAIEQNACPTCGSCSGMFTANSMNCLTEALGLSLPGNGTVVATHKDREGLFREAGRRIVELAKAYYEHDDENALPRNIATFEAFENAMSLDIAMGGSTNTVLHLLASAQSAEVDFTMDDIDRLSRKVPCLCKVAPNTQKYHIEDVHRAGGIMRLLGELDRGGLLHRDIPTVHSASIGQAIDYWDLRSKATESAKKFYSAAPGRKRTTSAFSQEARWESLDTDPANGCVRDVEHAYSKDGGLAVLKGNIALNGCIVKTAGVDESILKFTGRARVFESQDAAVESILTDQVVAGDVVVIRYEGPKGGPGMQEMLYPTSYLKSKGLGKQCALITDGRFSGGTSGLSIGHASPEAAAGGAIGLIREGDTIVIDIPARTINVAISDEELAQRRAAEDAKGPEGWKPKRNRVVSTALQAYALLTTSADRGGVRDLNQPGLSR; from the coding sequence ATGCCAGCATACAGATCCCGTACCACCACCCACGGTCGCAACATGGCCGGAGCCCGCGCCCTGTGGCGCGCCACCGGCGTCAAGAACGAAGACTTTGGCAAGCCGATCATTGCCATTGCCAACTCGTTCACCCAGTTCGTGCCCGGACACGTCCACCTGAAGGATCTCGGCCAGCTCGTCGCCTCGGAAATCGCCAAGGCCGGCGGCATCGGACGCGAGTTCAACACCATTGCCGTGGACGACGGCATCGCCATGGGCCACGACGGCATGCTCTACAGCCTGCCCAGCCGCGAAATCATCGCCGATGCGGTCGAGTACATGGTCAATGCCCACCGCGCGGACGCCCTGGTGTGTATTTCCAATTGCGATAAAATCACCCCCGGCATGCTCATGGCCGCGCTGCGCCTGAACATTCCCACGATCTTTGTCTCCGGAGGCCCGATGGAGGCCGGCGTCACCGTCATCAACGGCGAGACACGCAAGCTCGACCTGGTGGACAGCATGGTGGCAGCCGCCGACGCCAATGTCAGCGACGCCGAGATTGACGCCATCGAGCAGAACGCCTGCCCGACTTGCGGCTCGTGCTCGGGCATGTTCACCGCCAACAGCATGAACTGCCTGACCGAGGCCCTCGGCCTGAGCCTCCCCGGCAACGGCACCGTCGTGGCCACCCACAAGGACCGCGAAGGGCTTTTCCGCGAGGCCGGACGCCGTATCGTCGAACTGGCCAAGGCCTACTACGAGCACGACGACGAGAACGCCCTGCCGCGCAACATCGCCACCTTTGAGGCTTTCGAGAACGCCATGAGCCTCGACATCGCCATGGGCGGCTCCACCAACACCGTGCTTCACCTGCTGGCCAGCGCCCAGAGCGCGGAGGTGGACTTCACGATGGACGACATCGACCGGCTCTCGCGCAAGGTGCCGTGCCTGTGCAAAGTCGCCCCCAACACCCAGAAGTACCACATTGAGGACGTTCACCGTGCCGGGGGCATTATGCGCCTGCTCGGGGAACTCGACCGCGGCGGCCTCCTGCACCGCGACATCCCCACCGTCCACTCGGCCAGCATCGGCCAGGCGATTGACTACTGGGACCTGCGCAGCAAGGCCACCGAGAGCGCGAAGAAATTCTACTCCGCCGCCCCCGGCCGCAAACGCACCACGAGCGCCTTTTCACAGGAAGCCCGCTGGGAATCCCTCGACACGGATCCGGCAAACGGCTGCGTGCGCGACGTGGAGCACGCCTACTCCAAGGACGGCGGGCTCGCCGTGCTCAAGGGCAACATAGCTCTCAACGGCTGCATCGTCAAAACCGCCGGGGTGGATGAATCCATTCTCAAGTTCACCGGGCGTGCCCGCGTCTTTGAAAGCCAGGACGCCGCCGTCGAGTCTATCCTCACCGATCAGGTCGTGGCCGGTGATGTCGTCGTCATCCGCTACGAAGGTCCCAAGGGCGGCCCCGGCATGCAGGAGATGCTTTACCCGACCAGCTATCTGAAGTCCAAGGGCCTCGGCAAGCAGTGCGCGCTCATCACCGACGGACGCTTCTCCGGCGGCACGAGCGGACTCTCTATCGGCCACGCCAGCCCCGAAGCCGCCGCCGGTGGTGCCATCGGGCTGATTCGCGAAGGCGACACCATCGTGATCGACATCCCGGCCCGCACGATCAACGTCGCCATCAGCGACGAGGAACTGGCCCAACGCCGCGCCGCCGAAGACGCCAAAGGCCCCGAAGGCTGGAAGCCCAAGCGCAACCGCGTCGTCAGCACCGCGCTGCAAGCCTACGCCCTCCTGACCACCAGCGCCGACCGCGGCGGTGTGCGCGACCTCAACCAGCCCGGCCTCTCCCGGTAG
- the hemE gene encoding uroporphyrinogen decarboxylase yields the protein MTSRERFLAAVRGEVLDRPPMWLMRQAGRYLPEYRALKQKHDFLTLAKTPALATEVTLQPIRRYGFDAAIIFSDILVIPEAMGQPYHFRDQGGIGMDYALETAAQIDALTPEAVRERLNYVAQALRQTRAELGPDHALLGFGGSPWTLAAYMIEGGSAEGFPKLLALLEHEPVLFGRLMEKLCAALAEYFQMQIEAGADAIQIFDSWAALAPQGRYEEVSVRWICELIRALPADFPVILYAKGRAHERDALVSSGAAVLSLDWTVNLPRYRDGLANPPALQGNLDPAILDTTEEATRSAVGALLESMRGQGGYIFNLGHGIHPQAKVENVAALVDTVKSFR from the coding sequence ATGACCTCACGCGAACGTTTTCTCGCCGCCGTCCGGGGCGAAGTCCTCGACCGCCCGCCCATGTGGCTGATGCGCCAGGCCGGGCGTTACCTGCCCGAGTACCGCGCGCTCAAGCAGAAGCACGACTTCCTCACGCTGGCCAAGACGCCCGCGCTCGCCACCGAAGTCACGCTCCAGCCGATCCGTCGCTACGGCTTCGACGCGGCCATTATTTTTTCCGACATCCTCGTCATCCCCGAAGCCATGGGGCAGCCCTACCATTTCCGCGATCAGGGCGGGATCGGGATGGACTACGCGTTGGAGACCGCCGCGCAGATCGACGCCCTCACCCCCGAGGCCGTGCGCGAACGCCTCAACTACGTGGCTCAGGCCCTGCGCCAGACCCGCGCCGAACTCGGCCCCGACCACGCGCTGCTGGGCTTCGGCGGCTCGCCCTGGACCCTGGCCGCGTACATGATCGAGGGCGGCTCGGCCGAGGGCTTCCCGAAGCTGCTCGCCCTCTTGGAGCACGAGCCCGTGCTCTTTGGCCGCCTGATGGAAAAGCTCTGCGCCGCGCTCGCCGAGTATTTCCAGATGCAGATCGAAGCCGGAGCCGACGCGATCCAGATTTTTGACAGTTGGGCGGCGCTGGCCCCGCAGGGGCGTTACGAGGAGGTATCCGTGCGGTGGATATGCGAGTTGATCCGGGCGCTGCCGGCGGACTTCCCCGTCATCCTCTACGCCAAGGGCCGGGCGCACGAGCGCGACGCCCTCGTCTCCAGCGGGGCCGCCGTGCTCAGCCTGGACTGGACGGTGAACCTGCCCCGCTACCGCGACGGCCTGGCAAACCCGCCCGCGCTTCAGGGGAATCTCGACCCGGCCATCCTTGACACGACGGAGGAGGCCACCCGCTCCGCCGTGGGCGCGTTGCTGGAGTCGATGCGCGGTCAGGGCGGCTACATTTTTAACCTCGGGCACGGCATCCACCCGCAGGCAAAGGTTGAAAACGTGGCCGCGCTCGTCGATACTGTAAAATCCTTCCGATGA
- the hemG gene encoding protoporphyrinogen oxidase, producing the protein MDKHSLDSLPMKSAVVIGAGVTGLAAATTLKKAGYEVVLLEKHDRTGGCIHTVHQDGYLVETGPNSMMVNNLQAAMLMGEIGLADELLLPSDLSKNRYIFKEGDMVTVPGGPMKFMKSALLSGGGKLRLLKEPFIKKPDNLAEESLANFILRRLGKEVLDFVAEPLVSGIFAGDPKRLSAKHAFPQVTELEQQHGSLLRGAIKGAKAKPPGSFKAVMATFRNGMQSLTDKLAAQLGDSLVLNATVKEISHRGRWQVSWEANGEIRTTEANTVVIAVPAYVVRDLPLPRDVLDTLFDLHEIPYPPLTSISVGYRREQIQHSLEGFGVLVPGVEERKVLGVLFPSSVYAGRAPEGHVLLTVFIGGMRQPALATLDEQEHLDLVKSELKAILGATGDPAFVHRTLWRKAIPQYNVGHGDFLAMIEKAEGDHPGLHLAGNYRSGISVGQCLANGIELAKKIASA; encoded by the coding sequence TTGGATAAACACAGCCTAGACTCCCTCCCTATGAAGTCTGCCGTTGTGATTGGAGCCGGTGTCACCGGTCTCGCCGCCGCCACCACCCTGAAAAAGGCCGGATACGAAGTCGTCCTGCTGGAAAAGCACGACCGCACCGGAGGCTGCATCCACACCGTCCACCAGGACGGCTACCTGGTCGAGACGGGACCGAATTCGATGATGGTTAACAATCTGCAGGCCGCCATGCTGATGGGCGAAATCGGCCTGGCCGACGAACTTCTCCTCCCTTCCGACCTCTCTAAAAATCGCTATATCTTCAAGGAAGGCGACATGGTGACTGTCCCCGGCGGCCCCATGAAGTTCATGAAAAGCGCCCTGCTCTCCGGCGGCGGCAAGCTGCGGCTACTCAAGGAACCCTTTATCAAAAAGCCGGACAACCTGGCCGAGGAGTCGCTGGCCAACTTCATCCTGCGCCGACTGGGCAAGGAAGTGCTCGACTTCGTCGCCGAGCCGCTGGTTTCGGGGATTTTCGCGGGCGACCCCAAGCGCCTCTCCGCCAAGCACGCCTTTCCGCAGGTGACAGAGCTTGAGCAACAACACGGTTCACTCCTGCGGGGCGCGATCAAGGGTGCCAAGGCCAAACCGCCCGGCAGCTTCAAGGCCGTCATGGCCACCTTCCGCAACGGGATGCAGTCGCTCACAGACAAGCTCGCCGCGCAACTCGGCGACTCGCTCGTGCTCAACGCAACCGTGAAAGAAATCTCCCACCGGGGCCGCTGGCAAGTCTCCTGGGAGGCCAACGGCGAGATCCGCACCACCGAGGCTAACACCGTCGTCATCGCCGTCCCGGCCTATGTCGTACGCGACCTTCCTCTGCCCCGCGACGTGCTCGACACCCTTTTCGACCTCCATGAGATCCCCTACCCGCCGCTGACCTCGATCTCCGTCGGCTACCGCCGCGAGCAGATCCAGCACTCGCTGGAGGGCTTCGGCGTGCTCGTGCCCGGCGTCGAAGAGCGCAAGGTGCTCGGCGTGCTTTTCCCCTCCTCGGTCTATGCCGGGCGCGCCCCCGAAGGCCATGTCCTGCTGACTGTCTTCATCGGCGGTATGCGCCAGCCGGCCCTGGCCACCCTCGACGAGCAGGAACACCTTGACCTGGTTAAATCCGAACTCAAGGCCATCCTCGGCGCCACCGGCGACCCGGCCTTTGTCCATCGCACGCTCTGGCGCAAGGCCATCCCGCAGTACAATGTCGGGCATGGCGACTTCCTGGCCATGATCGAAAAGGCTGAGGGCGACCATCCTGGCCTCCACCTGGCGGGCAACTACCGCAGCGGTATCTCTGTCGGCCAGTGCCTCGCCAACGGCATCGAGTTGGCGAAGAAAATCGCCAGCGCCTGA
- the hemN gene encoding oxygen-independent coproporphyrinogen III oxidase, translating to MSTTAFPADDLIRKYNRPGPRYTSYPPATQFSPEVSREALLDEVRSGTGPLSLYLHLPFCESLCWFCGCHTITTTNNSRADAYLDDLERELALFTPLLQAGRRAGQLHFGGGTPNFLTPAQLDRLGQILRARFEFEPQAECSVELDPRRLTREHVEAFARMGVRRASFGVQDCDPQVQEAIHRVQSVGTNRQCVGFLREAGFTSLNIDLIYGLPHQSPESFKKTLDEVLALEPERFAIFNYAHVPWIKPAQKLLERAGLPSPQTKLALLRLIVETLTGAGYVYIGMDHFARADDELAVAQRAGTLQRNFQGYSTRAGLDICGFGLSSISQTAGSYRQNLKAMADYSAKLAAGELPLERGYLLSGEDRLRREVITRLMCDMGLDFTTFGERHGVCFTEKFADALAQLAPMQADGLVELGPDSLRVTPTGRFFIRNLAMCFDATLQSCENRYSKTV from the coding sequence ATGAGCACGACCGCCTTTCCCGCCGACGACCTGATCCGTAAATACAACCGGCCCGGCCCCCGCTACACCTCCTACCCGCCCGCCACACAGTTCTCGCCGGAGGTTTCGCGGGAGGCCCTGCTCGACGAAGTCCGCTCCGGCACCGGCCCCCTCTCGCTCTACCTGCACCTGCCCTTTTGCGAAAGCCTGTGCTGGTTCTGCGGCTGCCACACGATCACGACGACGAACAACTCCCGTGCCGATGCCTATCTGGACGACCTGGAGCGCGAGCTGGCACTGTTCACGCCGCTGTTGCAAGCGGGCCGACGCGCCGGGCAACTCCACTTCGGCGGGGGCACCCCGAACTTTCTCACCCCGGCGCAACTTGACCGCCTCGGGCAAATACTGCGGGCGCGTTTTGAGTTCGAGCCGCAGGCCGAGTGCAGCGTGGAGCTTGACCCGCGCCGCCTGACCCGCGAGCACGTCGAGGCGTTTGCCCGCATGGGCGTGCGCCGGGCCTCCTTTGGCGTGCAGGACTGCGACCCGCAGGTGCAGGAGGCCATCCACCGCGTCCAGTCCGTTGGGACAAACCGCCAGTGCGTCGGCTTTCTGCGCGAGGCCGGGTTTACCTCGCTCAATATCGACCTCATCTACGGCCTGCCGCACCAGAGCCCCGAATCCTTTAAAAAGACCCTCGACGAAGTGCTTGCGCTGGAGCCGGAGCGCTTCGCTATCTTCAACTACGCGCACGTTCCCTGGATCAAGCCCGCGCAGAAGCTCCTCGAACGCGCCGGGCTGCCCTCTCCGCAGACCAAGCTCGCCCTGCTGCGCCTGATCGTGGAGACACTGACCGGGGCCGGGTACGTCTATATCGGGATGGACCACTTCGCCCGCGCTGACGACGAACTGGCCGTGGCCCAGCGCGCGGGCACGCTCCAGCGGAATTTCCAGGGCTACAGCACCCGCGCCGGGCTCGACATCTGCGGCTTCGGGCTGTCCTCGATTTCCCAGACCGCGGGCAGTTACCGCCAGAACCTCAAGGCGATGGCCGATTATTCCGCCAAACTAGCCGCCGGGGAACTGCCGCTGGAGCGCGGCTACCTGCTGAGCGGCGAGGACCGGCTGCGGCGCGAAGTCATCACCCGCCTGATGTGCGACATGGGGCTCGACTTCACCACCTTCGGGGAAAGGCACGGCGTGTGTTTTACCGAAAAATTCGCTGACGCGCTGGCGCAACTCGCCCCCATGCAGGCCGACGGGCTGGTCGAGCTTGGGCCGGACTCCCTGCGGGTTACACCGACCGGGCGCTTTTTCATCCGTAACCTCGCGATGTGCTTCGACGCCACGTTACAGTCCTGTGAAAATCGTTACTCAAAGACGGTTTAG